TGACCAGGAATCAATCAAATTTGTATCTGTCTTTGGATATATGCAAGAATGACAACTTAGGcttcaaacaaaaataaaaaaaaaaaagaaaagaaagaaaaaaaaaatctaaatgaaGTCCTTGGTTTGGAGAGTTGTTTGAACATGGACAGCAGACAAACAAATAGAATCTAGACATGGTTCGGCTAATTTTAGAACATACATCACAATAAAACGATTACATACTCAGTTATTACTCACCCTGTTTCCATTCAGGATTTCATCATCAGAAATAATTTTCTCAACATCTTGCCCTTCTCTGCATATTGTAACCACACCATAGTCTTTGCATATGGTCCTTACCTATGAAAATGAAAAGGTTTAACTCAATGGTCAAATTAGCAGATCACCGAATCAGAACCTTTCATCCATACAACGTGCTTTGATGGACATTAAACCTGTTAATTGACATTATACAATACCACCATTCGATGTAATTAATGCTTTTACACACAAATTACTGAAAGATCTCCAACTCTCATAAAGTGATAACCACTATGATTTTCTGATAACAGATGGAATCTGACAACACAACTCCAATACCCACTACATTAGAATGAGAAGACAACAAGATCTCCAAGTGAATTCCACCATTATACCTTTTACATTTTAATCATATAAGCACGTGTGGTGTCCAAAAATACCAGGCATCAAAACCATACCTGCTCAGGAATCCAACATCCAGGGATGCTGAATGATTGGAGTAAATCAGAACCACAAACAAGCATGACCCTAAGGAAATCTGCAAGGAGAAAAAGCGCACAACTTAGTATTAACCTCAATTTTATAATAGCAGCATTAGATGGTGCCATAAACCATCAGGATAAAAATATATTCTACATGTGAAGCCATTAAGCTTACCTCTGGATATCTGTTTATTATCAATAAAGTAACTCTCAATTCTTTTCAAGATTGTCAAAGTGCGTTGGTAGGTACTTTGGTTTGCCTGTGACAGAAGTTTAAAATGAAATCAAGTGCAGCTGCAGAAAATGTGAAGATGTTTATCATAACGTAAATGGCACCAAGTGGGCATCTGATGAATCAAAATAATGATGAACCATAACATAGCAGCTTGGTGTGTGAAGTATTAGTGGAAGAAGCAAAGAAAATGGAGACAAATACCTCCCATGGATCCACCATGATGAAATCAGAACTTTCACATGCTAAATTACACATCCGTAATCGATGTTCACCAGAAATGAGGCCCTAAGTAACCAAGAAGACAAGTTAATTCTCTACTTGAACAATTGCATACATGGATGTCTAAGTGAAAAAAACCTAGAGGCAAATCATAGCTTATAATACAACTCTGCTCTGCCATTAAGCAAGAAAATTGAGGGAAAAGGAAGCATGAAGCAGTAAGAGTAGAATCAAAATCCACTTATTCTAATATGCTAACTATGCATGATGAAAGAACATATATACCGGTTTCTTGTATGCATCACTAGCAGGCGACATATAGGCAGCAATAACACGGTAGCCCTCTGAATGCAATGCATCCCTCGCCAGCTCTAATCATAAGAGAGGAACAGATTAAACCAATTTACATACTAATTATGCGCAAAGAACCAAGCATTTCATCTCACCAAATTCACTCAATGCacaatattgaaaaaaaaaaatcaaaatggaAAGTCACATCTCAGAATTAAAACTCAAAAGCAAATTCAACGAGTGCTAAATCAATTGAAATTCAGCAAATCAAAATGTTCAAGAAACTTACCGAACATACGCAAGTGCATAAAGGTTGGAGGATTGAAACTACCGGTAGCTACAAGAACTACATTTATCTTGCAATCACTCCTGTTTTTCCAACAAACGGCTAAAATAACTAAGTCATTATACCCGATTAACAGCTCAAAAGGAATTAAAGTATAGGAAAAAGCATTGAAAGACGTCAAATTTTCAGATGGAAAGAAGGGTCAGGATAAATTACTGAGCGGTATGCGATCCAAGAGATACTTTGTCCATGGGCAATTCGAGATCCATGGTAACTGTAGAAACAGAGGCCGGATGCCTGACAAATACGGAAGTGCTTATCCGTAAGCAACGAACATCGGAGAGAGCTATTATACTTCGGCGAGTGGAACGACGAAAGCAACAGAGTGAGCTACAAGTTACATGAAGTAAGAGGCGTCAACGGCACCGTTTCAAATgggtaagaaaaatattttcaaaatgcaAAAATGTTTGTGTAAACCATGTCAAAGTTGAATAAGACATAATAATGTACTAAAACAGTTAtccattttacttttttataatattaaaaaataaattttaattaattttttcattatatttattttaaaaatattaaaattttattaaatattatatatatttttaaaaaattaaaaataaaataaagttataataatcaatttatatattattatagtaaaaaagtgaatattaattttaaaataataaaaaaatatataaataaaaattatgaaatgtagtatttatttatttatgactTATAAACGGATTTTGAGTAATAATTGccctaatttataaattaaattaaatttatggttTATGGGTATTAAACTCAATGAAGCCCGGTGATTAAGGGGGAGAATGTCCATGTAGGGATGGCAATCCAGTGGGACAAAATGGTCCTAGACCCAGTGTTGTTGGTGCTTCTGAGAATATCTAATTGCCCTATCTCAACTAGCTATATTGGTATAGTGTGGTATTCTTTGCCCTTTTTAATTCTTCAATGTTTAGTGACAGTTGCCTTTCTCTTTTGTTTTAAAGATAGGATTTCACTATAAGGGTTCTGTCCATTTTCCTTCGGGTCTTGTCCGCGTTTCCCACCTCTTTAGGAAGCTTCTCTGTGTCTCTATTGAGTGGAGGCCTCTTTCTAGCCTAGCAATGGATTGTGTCGCAAGAATTTCTACCGTCGCCAAACAAAAGTCTCttcaaagtaaaaaataaacaatttaatttaaatttaagaaaatcatTCTATtttagagattttaaatttgagaATCTTATAGTGGAGGTATTAGACACACTACATTATCCCTAAATaggataaataaatttaaaattatgttcataataaattaattattaataatgtaGAAtgcaaattaatatataatattaatttattgtatttgattataaataaattaaaatatttttaagaacaCATCACTGTATCactcataaatattttatttaatctcttaagaaaaaattttaaacatttaaatatattatttcctaaaaaaaaagaaaatatactgTTGTACgcgtattatatttatattacacCCACGTATCAATTATCGGATAATAATAATGGGAAGAAATCTTATTTTTACTATGAATATTGGAGCaatatttagttttattaattaaaattttgacccaatttactttaatattttgatttaggATAAGATTTGTCATGTTTAGCaaaaaatattaagataataattttttaacttttaataatgaaatattaatttgcttttaaaaaataaatattaattttatatttaatattaaaaattttattattattgataactGCCGGATTTCTTTGCCTCAGGCCCTGACTTGGCCCATCAGGACGGCCCGCGATTTAAAGGCCCCTAGGCTTCCCGACTGAGCTCGATCCACTCCACTCAGCTTCGAGACCAAACTCCTACTAAACCCCCAAGTCAGACCGGCCCAGCCCATTCGGCCCTGAGACCGGACCTCTCTTGGGTTCGGTTTCTTTCTCTCCAACTCTGTCACGAGAGGAAAGGACAATAAGCCCAGTCACTTCGCAACCCTGTCCGCTCGCGCGccggagggaattaaatggtcgcctgACACAGGGAGGGTCACTGCATTATCCGTACGTACGAGTCCATACGACTGAAAATGTGGTCCTGTAGCAGAAAGGTCGTGACATGCCACTGGAAAAGCAGAATAAAAGAAAGGACACCCTCCTCACCAACCAAGCCTTTTTTTTAGttcacaaaacccttgtaaaaccttatttttctggatctcggatcatcaattggcgccgtctgtgggaacgaaagagatcttttcatcgccgaagttccactcttacaatacccactgagatccacaatggccaaccacaatgaaaacaaccttgcaaACACTCCCAATGACCTGAACTCTGTTTAGGAGGGccaacagttctctttttccagtcccACGACTCCAAGCAACCAACCACCaatccctttcaacccctcgctaagct
The genomic region above belongs to Manihot esculenta cultivar AM560-2 chromosome 3, M.esculenta_v8, whole genome shotgun sequence and contains:
- the LOC110610679 gene encoding nicotinamide/nicotinic acid mononucleotide adenylyltransferase isoform X1; its protein translation is MDLELPMDKVSLGSHTAQSDCKINVVLVATGSFNPPTFMHLRMFELARDALHSEGYRVIAAYMSPASDAYKKPGLISGEHRLRMCNLACESSDFIMVDPWEANQSTYQRTLTILKRIESYFIDNKQISRDFLRVMLVCGSDLLQSFSIPGCWIPEQVRTICKDYGVVTICREGQDVEKIISDDEILNGNRSNIKVVDELVPNSVSSTRVRECISRGLSIKYLTIDGVIEYIRERQLYMNSNEK
- the LOC110610679 gene encoding nicotinamide/nicotinic acid mononucleotide adenylyltransferase isoform X2, with translation MHLRMFELARDALHSEGYRVIAAYMSPASDAYKKPGLISGEHRLRMCNLACESSDFIMVDPWEANQSTYQRTLTILKRIESYFIDNKQISRDFLRVMLVCGSDLLQSFSIPGCWIPEQVRTICKDYGVVTICREGQDVEKIISDDEILNGNRSNIKVVDELVPNSVSSTRVRECISRGLSIKYLTIDGVIEYIRERQLYMNSNEK